In Fusarium oxysporum f. sp. lycopersici 4287 chromosome 4, whole genome shotgun sequence, a genomic segment contains:
- a CDS encoding hypothetical protein (At least one base has a quality score < 10) — protein MGDQEYLQSFFPTEIWLHIIQQCTVSLSLAEMLKLCRVSKAFKLVTMEAILESNMLDDVGYWDPVRKQTIFYRMVDYDHRSSYPPLLGNASDDDDTNSEPETPDLDRPLPPSPPEANQEPSEDDTLSEKELFTSNPSVVPSDDFWVVYLTTRTLGRIRSKPPTRDHVLLLKVAEYIYQYMQQTFSQIELEDMVRVVCEVAVKHGYIYSHPDFYTKNESPEFDATALHLDESCGVFRDALAVMAVYLNDISLLEDTLSNEDLILCPFHQKPLSTTDSQLTALLSFQTPVPQAGRLIDDEGGFRPPKCGKSLVRLANPVKLAVKLDKMECITLLLKSVSNGQRELDLYRKDIVTEVALPEQIDLLRVAIESGRPLTRYRFLAPSIADTIWMNGRTDLSTRSLAGIKLSKMLETTTNPEVFNLAYDAILDGYSEDEGVWWTKGFSSGADTLASWGLRRLQRAVLDDCLPIVRRLIELGYALGPTRSIEDLKDEEPNVVADIINGERTVDIALPIAVKRGNLEMVELLFMAGANRKRKNVRKAMRIAVEQGNLAMLEVLASQGSPAGLFNRKAKQRWKRKMEEAGRQNMLKWLEMM, from the coding sequence ATGGGAGATCAGGAATACCTACAGAGTTTTTTTCCAACAGAGATATGGCTTCATATCATCCAGCAATGCACGGTGTCGCTTTCTCTCGCCGAAATGCTGAAATTATGCCGCGTCAGCAAAGCCTTCAAACTCGTGACAATGGAGGCCATCCTCGAGTCCAACATGCTGGATGATGTGGGATACTGGGATCCTGTGCGGAAACAAACCATTTTCTACCGCATGGTAGATTATGATCACCGTTCATCGTATCCACCTCTTTTAGGGAATGCATCCGACGACGATGACACCAACTCTGAGCCCGAGACCCCAGATCTGGACAGACCGTTGCCTCCATCGCCTCCAGAAGCCAATCAAGAGCCATCCGAGGATGATACTCTCTCTGAGAAAGAGCTATTCACTTCCAACCCATCAGTAGTCCCTAGCGACGATTTCTGGGTCGTGTACTTAACAACCAGGACATTGGGCAGAATCAGGTCGAAACCGCCAACTCGAGACCATGTTCTGCTGTTAAAAGTTGCAGAATATATCTACCAATACATGCAACAAACATTTTCGCAGATAGAGTTAGAAGATATGGTGCGGGTGGTTTGTGAAGTAGCGGTTAAGCACGGATACATCTACTCTCATCCCGATTTCTACACCAAGAATGAATCACCGGAATTCGATGCGACAGCGCTTCATCTGGATGAGTCTTGTGGAGTTTTTCGAGACGCTCTAGCGGTCATGGCTGTCTACTTGAACGATATTTCTCTTCTCGAAGATACCCTCTCCAATGAGGATTTGATCCTTTGTCCCTTCCACCAAAAGCCACTATCAACGACAGATAGCCAACTTACAGCACTGCTATCGTTCCAGACACCTGTTCCTCAGGCTGGCCGCCTAATAGACGATGAAGGTGGCTTCAGGCCGCCGAAATGTGGAAAGTCTCTTGTCAGACTTGCAAACCCAGTTAAACTTGCTGTCAAGTTGGACAAAATGGAATGCATCACCCTCTTATTGAAGAGTGTTTCTAACGGACAACGCGAACTTGATCTGTATAGGAAGGACATAGTCACTGAAGTTGCTCTCCCGGAGCAGATTGACCTTTTGCGCGTTGCAATTGAGTCGGGTCGGCCTCTCACGAGATACCGATTTCTCGCACCGTCAATTGCGGATACTATCTGGATGAACGGACGAACTGACCTTTCTACAAGATCACTTGCTGGTATCAAGTTGAGCAAAATGCTAGAGACAACAACCAATCCTGAGGTTTTCAATCTGGCGTACGATGCTATATTGGATGGTTAtagtgaggatgaaggcGTTTGGTGGACCAAGGGTTTCTCCTCCGGGGCAGACACTCTCGCATCTTGGGGCTTGAGAAGGCTTCAACGCGCTGTATTGGACGACTGTCTGCCCATCGTTCGAAGACTCATAGAATTGGGTTATGCATTAGGTCCGACACGAAGCATTGAGGAtttgaaggatgaggagcCCAATGTTGTTGCCGACATAATTAATGGCGAAAGGACGGTAGATATAGCTCTGCCTATCGCGGTCAAAAGAGGGAATCTTGAGATGGTGGAACTTTTATTCATGGCTGGCGCGAATAGGAAGCGCAAAAATGTTCGGAAAGCGATGAGAATTGCTGTGGAACAGGGTAACCTTGCAATGCTTGAGGTTTTGGCAAGTCAAGGATCTCCGGCGGGACTATTCAACCGAAAGGCAAAACAACGTTGGAAGCGAAAGATGGAAGAGGCAGGCAGGCAGAATATGCTGAAATGGCTAGAAATGATGTGA
- a CDS encoding primary-amine oxidase, translated as MIADTSSIAGYTIFREEPNDAAPDLSNSQHLHPLDPLSIDEIRAAAKIIRDYAKPKSLKFNCLTLREPLKAEYAAFRARTGPRPSRRAFAIVIEKGNGQVSEVVANIADGKVEIWKDVSEVGPTLTLEDLDVCERVARADPRVIQACKDLGIDDMSKIYIDAWAIGVDQRWGYERRLQQGLVYYRASPNDNQYAHPLDFSVVVDTEKEEVLTVDIRYVNGERTKIPLTSHNYMPEFIGENYIDGTLKPINITQPQGVSFRMRGNEISWAGYKMHIGFNYREGIVLSDVRMEDQHEHRERTLFNRISVVEMVVPYGNPDPPHHKKHAFDVGEYGTGLMTNSLKLGCDCKGAIHYLDAVMATGEGDPAIIKNAICIHEEDNGLLYKHTDYRDGTVISARDRKLIISQIITAANYEYGFYHTFTLDGTYKLEIKLTGMLNTYCMHPSETAAPYGTEVAPTINAHNHQHIFSLRVDPEIDGPNNSIVQNDAMPSEAEVGSPENPFGNGFYCKNTPLRTAKEGAANYCHETSRSWAITNPNSINPSAKKPVAYKILNNNCPGLLAKPGSVVYNRAAFARKSLWVTPYKDYEIFPAGDYVCQSTGVENHPHNSTILDWVARDEPIENTDIVCYIQFGLTHFPRTEDFPVMPAEPVSVMLRASNFYQKNPGLWVPPSALCVDAASKDAFGKKEEEAPSSCCATKTLPRL; from the exons ATGATTGCAGACACCTCATCCATCGCCGGCTACACCATCTTTCGGGAAGAGCCCAACGACGCCGCTCCCGACCTCTCAAATTCTCAACATTTACATCCTCTCG ATCCGCTATCGATTGATGAGATTCGCGCTGCCGCAAAGATCATCCGTGATTATGCCAAGCCCAAGTCTCTCAAGTTCAACTGTCTCACTCTCCGTGAGCCCCTAAAGGCAGAATATGCTGCTTTCCGCGCCCGAACTGGTCCCCGACCTTCTCGTCGCGCTTTCGCCATCGTCATCGAAAAGGGCAATGGTCAAGTCTCCGAGGTTGTCGCCAACATCGCCGACGGCAAGGTCGAGATTTGGAAGGACGTCTCTGAAGTCGGTCCTACTCTGACcctcgaggatcttgacgTCTGCGAGCGCGTTGCTCGCGCCGACCCTCGTGTCATTCAGGCCTGCAAGGATCTCGGCATCGACGACATGTCCAAGATCTACATCGATGCTTGGGCAATTGGCGTTGATCAGCGTTGGGGCTATGAGCGCCGTCTCCAGCAGGGTCTGGTGTATTATCGCGCTTCGCCCAACGACAACCAGTATGCGCACCCGCTGGATTTCTCCGTCGTGGTCGAtactgagaaggaggaagtCCTCACTGTTGATATCCGCTACGTCAACGGTGAGCGAACCAAGATTCCTCTCACCTCGCACAACTACATGCCCGAGTTTATTGGCGAGAACTACATTGATGGCACTCTGAAgcccatcaacatcacccaGCCCCAGGGCGTTTCTTTCCGCATGCGAGGAAATGAGATTTCTTGGGCTGGCTACAAGATGCACATTGGATTTAACTACCGTGAAGGTATTGTTCTGTCTGATGTTCGCATGGAGGATCAGCATGAGCACCGCGAGCGCACTCTCTTCAACCGTATCAGTGTCGTCGAGATGGTCGTTCCCTACGGTAACCCCGACCCTCCTCACCACAAGAAGCACGCTTTCGACGTCGGTGAGTATGGTACCGGTCTCATGACCAACTCTCTGAAGCTTGGATGTGATTGCAAGGGCGCCATCCACTACCTCGATGCCGTCATGGCTACTGGCGAGGGTGATCCCGCTATCATCAAGAACGCCATCTGCATTCACGAGGAAGACAACGGTCTTCTGTACAAGCACACCGATTACCGTGATGGCACCGTCATCTCCGCCCGTGATcgcaagctcatcatctctcaAATCATCACCGCCGCCAACTACGAATACGGCTTCTACCATACCTTCACCCTCGACGGTACCTACAAGCTTGAGATCAAGCTGACCGGCATGCTCAACACCTACTGCATGCACCCCAGTGAGACAGCCGCTCCCTACGGAACCGAAGTCGCACCCACCATCAACGCTCACAACCACCAGCACATCTTCTCCCTCCGTGTTGACCCCGAGATCGACGGACCCAACAATTCCATCGTCCAGAACGACGCTATGCCTTCAGAGGCAGAGGTTGGATCTCCCGAGAATCCCTTCGGCAACGGTTTCTACTGCAAGAACACTCCTCTCCGAACAGCCAAGGAGGGCGCTGCGAACTACTGCCACGAGACAAGTCGCTCATGGGCCATCACCAACCCCAACAGCATCAACCCATCCGCCAAGAAGCCCGTTGCTTACAAGatcctcaacaacaactgCCCCGGTCTCCTCGCCAAGCCCGGTAGTGTCGTGTATAACCGCGCTGCCTTCGCTCGCAAGAGTCTCTGGGTTACTCCCTACAAGGACTACGAGATCTTCCCTGCTGGTGACTACGTCTGCCAGTCCACCGGTGTCGAGAACCACCCTCACAACAGCACCATTCTCGACTGGGTAGCCCGCGATGAGCCCATTGAGAACACTGATATCGTCTGCTATATCCAGTTCGGTCTCACTCACTTCCCCCGCACAGAGGACTTCCCCGTGATGCCCGCTGAGCCCGTCAGCGTTATGCTTCGCGCCTCAAATTTCTACCAGAAGAACCCTGGTCTCTGGGTTCCTCCTTCGGCTCTCTGCGTCGATGCTGCATCTAAGGATGCTTTCggcaagaaggaggaggaggctccttcatcttgctgTGCTACCAAGACGCTCCCTCGTCTTTAG
- a CDS encoding 3-hydroxybutyrate dehydrogenase produces the protein MSSQSVAPFSVSGKTAIVTGAGSGINYEFAQILLAKNCNVVIADLSLRPEAETLVSKYKDSSPRAVFVKTDVTSWKDLTNAFKTAVKEFGDFDIVCPGAGVYEPHFSNFWHPPGSAESKDPLDGDHYKLLDINLTHPIRATQLAISQWLHGSPKKVSPENPKRVIHISSIAGQCPALRSPMYGASKFGITGFVRCLAEVEKIGVRVNAVAPGLVRTPLWTEHPEKLKYVNEGQDEWVTPQEVAEAMLLCVESDKYPGGTVLEVGKNNTRCVQLFNDPGPDTSGQSKGVSISNTEEADKSIWEWLGDKSIWGLTL, from the exons ATGTCTTCTCAATCAGTTGCGCCGTTCTCCGTCTCTGGCAAGACCGCCATCGTCACAGGCGCTGGGTCAG GTATCAACTATGAGTTCGCTCAGATCTTGCTCGCAAAGAATTGCAACGTCGTCATAGCAGACCTCTCCCTGCGACCAGAAGCCGAAACTCTAGTCTCAAAATACAAAGACTCCTCCCCTCGAGCAGTCTTTGTCAAAACAGACGTCACATCCTGGAAAGATCTCACAAACGCATTCAAGACCGCTGTGAAAGAGTTTGGCGACTTTGACATCGTTTGTCCCGGTGCAGGCGTCTACGAGCCTCATTTTTCCAACTTTTGGCACCCTCCGGGTTCCGCAGAGTCTAAAGATCCCCTTGACGGTGATCATTATAAGCTATTGGATATTAATCTCACGCATCCTATTCGTGCTACGCAACTTGCTATCTCACAATGGCTTCACGGCTCCCCCAAGAAAGTCTCACCTGAGAATCCAAAGCGGGTGATTCATATTTCCTCTATTGCAGGTCAATGCCCCGCGCTCAGAAGTCCTATGTACGGAGCGAGCAAGTTTGGCATCACAGGCTTCGTAAGATGCCTCGCAGAAGTTGAGAAAATTGGCGTTCGTGTCAATGCCGTCGCACCTGGTTTAGTGCGCACCCCGTTATGGACAGAACATCCCGAGAAGTTAAAGTACGTGAATGAGGGGCAGGATGAGTGGGTTACACCACAAGAAGTTGCCGAGGCCATGCTTCTCTGTGTGGAGAGTGACAAGTACCCTGGTGGAACAGTGCTTGAGGTTGGAAAGAACAACACTCGTTGTGTGCAGCTGTTCAATGATCCTGGACCTGATACGAGTGGTCAGTCGAAGGGAGTTTCTATTAGTAACACTGAGGAGGCGGATAAGAGTATTTGGGAGTGGCTTGGTGATAAGTCAATTTGGGGTTTAACTTTGTAA
- a CDS encoding aldehyde dehydrogenase (NAD+), with protein MSLDVQLTAPNGRTYKQPTGLFINNEFVPSSNGSKITSINPTNEQEITSVYAASSEDVDKAVRAARRALRNPAWRDLPATERGKLMNRLAELVEENRDILATIETWDNGKPYSVSFNEDMTEVAETLRYYAGFADKVFGQVIETTGDKFGYTIREPIGVCGQIIPWNYPLAMAAWKLGPALACGNAVVLKPAEQTPLSILYFANLVVKAGFPPGVVNIVNGLGTVAGAALASHMDVDKIAFTGSTPTAKTIMKMASSNLKNITLETGGKSPLIVFNDADVDLAAYWAHAGIMSNQGQICTATSRILVQEGIYDKFLAAFRAQVKNISKVGDPFDEKTFQGPQVTKAQYDRILSFVEVGKKEGAKLELGGQPFKKVGDGKGYFIEPTVFTDVSPKMRVFQEEVFGPFVVVSKFSSEEEAINLANDTQYGLGSALFTTNLTRAHQVAKRIEAGMVWINSSNDSDWRIPFGGVKQSGIGRELGEAGLAAYSNIKAVHVNIAAKL; from the exons ATGAGTCTAGACGTTCAACTTACTGCGCCCAATGGGCGAACCTACAAGCAGCCTACTGGGCTgttcatcaacaacgaatTTGTTCCATCCTCAAACGGCAGCAAAATCACTTCAATAAACCCAAC GAATGAGCAGGAAATCACCTCCGTCTACGCCGCATCGTCCGAAGACGTCGACAAAGCTGTCCGCGCCGCTCGTCGCGCCCTTCGCAATCCCGCATGGCGAGACCTGCCAGCTACAGAGCGCGGCAAGCTCATGAACCGACTTGCCGAGCTCGTCGAAGAGAACCGAGACATTCTCGCTACGATCGAAACATGGGACAACGGAAAGCCTTACTCTGTTTCGTTCAATGAGGACATGACTGAGGTGGCTGAGACGTTAAGATACTATGCTGGCTTTGCGGATAAGGTCTTTGGACAGGTTATTGAGACCACTGGTGATAAGTTTGGATATACTATCCGTGAGCCTATTGGTGTTTGCGGACAGATTATTCC ATGGAACTATCCCCTTGCTATGGCAGCTTGGAAGCTCGGCCCTGCCCTCGCCTGCGGTAACGCCGTAGTCCTAAAGCCCGCCGAGCAAACACCCCTCTCAATCCTCTACTTCGCCAACCTCGTCGTCAAGGCCGGCTTCCCCCCCGGTGtcgtcaacatcgtcaacggTCTCGGAACCGTCGCCGGTGCAGCCCTCGCTTCTCACATGGACGTCGATAAGATTGCCTTCACTGGCTCTACCCCAACAGCCAAGACCATCATGAAGATGGCTAGCAGCAACCTAAAGAACATCACTTTAGAGACTGGCGGCAAGAGTCCTCTGATCGTCTTCAatgatgctgatgttgatTTGGCTGCTTATTGGGCCCATGCTGGCATCATGTCAAACCAGGGTCAGATCTGCACTGCAACAAGTCGTATTCTCGTTCAAGAAGGCATCTACGATAAGTTTCTCGCTGCTTTCCGAGCTCAAGTCAAGAACATCTCCAAGGTCGGTGATCCCTTTGACGAGAAGACCTTCCAAGGTCCTCAAGTTACAAAGGCTCAATACGACCGCATTCTCTCTTTCGTCGAAGTTGGTAAGAAAGAAGGTGCCAAACTTGAGCTCGGCGGCCAGCCATTCAAGAAGGTCGGCGATGGAAAGGGCTACTTCATCGAACCTACAGTCTTCACAGACGTTTCTCCCAAGATGCGAGTTTTCCAGGAAGAAGTTTTCGGACCATTTGTGGTGGTAAGCAAGTTTAgctctgaagaagaagctatcAACTTAGCCAACGATACTCAGTATGGTCTTGGTAGTGCCCTGTTTACTACTAACTTGACGAGGGCGCATCAGGTAGCGAAGAGGATTGAAGCTGGTATGGTTTGGATTAACTCGAGTAATGATAGCGACTGGAGGATTCCATTCGGTGGAGTCAAGCAGAGTGGTATTGGAAGGGAGTTGGGAGAGGCTGGTCTTGCGGCATATTCGAATATCAAGGCTGTGCATGTTAACATTGCGGCGAAGTTGTAA